In Juglans microcarpa x Juglans regia isolate MS1-56 chromosome 8D, Jm3101_v1.0, whole genome shotgun sequence, the following are encoded in one genomic region:
- the LOC121241855 gene encoding piriformospora indica-insensitive protein 2 isoform X2, with translation MKSFTTISNVIFTVFIFCLAAWCCGEADEDVVAPMEKTEKEALYSTVQGFVGNWWNGSALYPDPCGWTPIQGVSCDLFDGLWYVTALNIGPIHDNSLDCATNIDFRPKLFELKHLKTLSFFNCFVSTRRHPIAIPSNDWEKLAGSLESLEFRSNPVLIGQVPTSFGMLEKLQSLVLLESGLTGKLPTNIGNLINLKRLVLAGNWFTGPIPESFGGLSQLLILDLSRNTLSGPLPSTLGRLTSLLKLDLSNNQLERMLPSEISNLKNLTLLDLRNNKFSGGLTKSLQGMYSLEQLVLSNNPVGGVLTCLEWHDLHNLVILDLSNTGLKGEIPQSISKLKRLRYLGLSDNNLTGELNFSEGFYGKMGRRFGAWSNPNLCYQVGLKSARHVPYGVKPCQQEEVTVLEPNSRTKLAGENLNQNSHLVASLGFPRYVIDGFWWVSLLEMLICQFLRCFL, from the exons ATGAAAAGCTTTACTACCATCAGTAATGTCATTTTTACTGtattcatattttgtttggcTGCTTGGTGCTGTGGAGAAGCGGACGAGGATGTAGTAGCTCCAATGGAAAAAACAGAGAAGGAAGCTCTGTACTCTACTGTACAGGGCTTTGTGGGCAATTGGTGGAATGGCTCAGCTCTGTATCCAGATCCCTGTGGGTGGACTCCTATACAG GGTGTCTCTTGTGATCTGTTTGATGGGCTTTGGTATGTCACTGCGTTAAATATTGGACCCATTCATGACAACTCTCTTGATTGTGCCACAAATATTGACTTCCGACCAAAGCTTTTTGAGCTTAAGCACCTCAAAACTCTATCATTCTTCAATTGCTTCGTCTCTACCCGCCGACATCCCATAGCCATTCCCTCCAATGACTGGGAGAAGCTTGCTGGCAGCTTAGAATCATTAGAGTTCCGATCAAACCCCGTTCTCATTGGACAAGTTCCTACTAGCTTTGGAATGCTTGAGAAGCTCCAGTCATTAGTGCTATTAGAAAGTGGATTAACTGGGAAATTACCTACAAATATTGGCAACTTGATCAACTTGAAGCGTCTAGTTCTTGCTGGGAACTGGTTTACTGGTCCCATCCCTGAGAGTTTTGGGGGGTTGAGTCAATTACTTATACTTGATTTAAGTAGGAATACACTATCTGGGCCTTTGCCATCGACTCTTGGAAGGCTGACCTCACTTTTGAAGCTTGATTTGAGCAACAATCAACTGGAAAGGATGCTTCCGAGTGAGATTAGTAATTTAAAGAATCTGACCCTATTGGACCTTAGAAACAACAAGTTCTCAGGTGGCTTAACTAAGTCACTTCAAGGGATGTATTCCTTGGAACAGTTGGTCTTGTCTAACAACCCCGTTGGAGGAGTCCTTACGTGCCTTGAGTGGCATGACCTACACAACCTGGTCATTTTGGATCTTTCTAACACTGGCTTGAAAGGAGAGATACCCCAGTccatatcaaaattaaaaagattaagatATCTGGGTCTGAGTGACAACAACCTCACAG GAGAGCTTAATTTCTCTGAAGGGTTTTACGGGAAAATGGGAAGGCGGTTTGGGGCATGGAGCAACCCGAATCTTTGCTACCAGGTTGGTTTGAAGTCAGCCAGACATGTCCCATATGGGGTAAAACCATGCCAGCAAGAAGAGGTCACAGTGCTTGAACCCAATTCAAGAACCAAGTTGGCTGGTGAGAATCTGAATCAGAACTCCCATCTTGTGGCCTCTTTGGGATTTCCACGCTATGTCATTGATGGGTTTTGGTGGGTCTCTCTGTTGGAGATGTTGATATGTCAGTTCTTAAGATGTTTCCTATAG
- the LOC121241855 gene encoding piriformospora indica-insensitive protein 2 isoform X3 yields MGVSCDLFDGLWYVTALNIGPIHDNSLDCATNIDFRPKLFELKHLKTLSFFNCFVSTRRHPIAIPSNDWEKLAGSLESLEFRSNPVLIGQVPTSFGMLEKLQSLVLLESGLTGKLPTNIGNLINLKRLVLAGNWFTGPIPESFGGLSQLLILDLSRNTLSGPLPSTLGRLTSLLKLDLSNNQLERMLPSEISNLKNLTLLDLRNNKFSGGLTKSLQGMYSLEQLVLSNNPVGGVLTCLEWHDLHNLVILDLSNTGLKGEIPQSISKLKRLRYLGLSDNNLTGKLPTKLVILPCVSSLYLNGNNLTGELNFSEGFYGKMGRRFGAWSNPNLCYQVGLKSARHVPYGVKPCQQEEVTVLEPNSRTKLAGENLNQNSHLVASLGFPRYVIDGFWWVSLLEMLICQFLRCFL; encoded by the exons aTG GGTGTCTCTTGTGATCTGTTTGATGGGCTTTGGTATGTCACTGCGTTAAATATTGGACCCATTCATGACAACTCTCTTGATTGTGCCACAAATATTGACTTCCGACCAAAGCTTTTTGAGCTTAAGCACCTCAAAACTCTATCATTCTTCAATTGCTTCGTCTCTACCCGCCGACATCCCATAGCCATTCCCTCCAATGACTGGGAGAAGCTTGCTGGCAGCTTAGAATCATTAGAGTTCCGATCAAACCCCGTTCTCATTGGACAAGTTCCTACTAGCTTTGGAATGCTTGAGAAGCTCCAGTCATTAGTGCTATTAGAAAGTGGATTAACTGGGAAATTACCTACAAATATTGGCAACTTGATCAACTTGAAGCGTCTAGTTCTTGCTGGGAACTGGTTTACTGGTCCCATCCCTGAGAGTTTTGGGGGGTTGAGTCAATTACTTATACTTGATTTAAGTAGGAATACACTATCTGGGCCTTTGCCATCGACTCTTGGAAGGCTGACCTCACTTTTGAAGCTTGATTTGAGCAACAATCAACTGGAAAGGATGCTTCCGAGTGAGATTAGTAATTTAAAGAATCTGACCCTATTGGACCTTAGAAACAACAAGTTCTCAGGTGGCTTAACTAAGTCACTTCAAGGGATGTATTCCTTGGAACAGTTGGTCTTGTCTAACAACCCCGTTGGAGGAGTCCTTACGTGCCTTGAGTGGCATGACCTACACAACCTGGTCATTTTGGATCTTTCTAACACTGGCTTGAAAGGAGAGATACCCCAGTccatatcaaaattaaaaagattaagatATCTGGGTCTGAGTGACAACAACCTCACAGGCAAGCTCCCTACAAAGCTAGTTATTCTACCGTGCGTTTCTTCTCTCTACCTAAACGGGAACAATCTTACAGGAGAGCTTAATTTCTCTGAAGGGTTTTACGGGAAAATGGGAAGGCGGTTTGGGGCATGGAGCAACCCGAATCTTTGCTACCAGGTTGGTTTGAAGTCAGCCAGACATGTCCCATATGGGGTAAAACCATGCCAGCAAGAAGAGGTCACAGTGCTTGAACCCAATTCAAGAACCAAGTTGGCTGGTGAGAATCTGAATCAGAACTCCCATCTTGTGGCCTCTTTGGGATTTCCACGCTATGTCATTGATGGGTTTTGGTGGGTCTCTCTGTTGGAGATGTTGATATGTCAGTTCTTAAGATGTTTCCTATAG
- the LOC121241855 gene encoding piriformospora indica-insensitive protein 2 isoform X1, which produces MKSFTTISNVIFTVFIFCLAAWCCGEADEDVVAPMEKTEKEALYSTVQGFVGNWWNGSALYPDPCGWTPIQGVSCDLFDGLWYVTALNIGPIHDNSLDCATNIDFRPKLFELKHLKTLSFFNCFVSTRRHPIAIPSNDWEKLAGSLESLEFRSNPVLIGQVPTSFGMLEKLQSLVLLESGLTGKLPTNIGNLINLKRLVLAGNWFTGPIPESFGGLSQLLILDLSRNTLSGPLPSTLGRLTSLLKLDLSNNQLERMLPSEISNLKNLTLLDLRNNKFSGGLTKSLQGMYSLEQLVLSNNPVGGVLTCLEWHDLHNLVILDLSNTGLKGEIPQSISKLKRLRYLGLSDNNLTGKLPTKLVILPCVSSLYLNGNNLTGELNFSEGFYGKMGRRFGAWSNPNLCYQVGLKSARHVPYGVKPCQQEEVTVLEPNSRTKLAGENLNQNSHLVASLGFPRYVIDGFWWVSLLEMLICQFLRCFL; this is translated from the exons ATGAAAAGCTTTACTACCATCAGTAATGTCATTTTTACTGtattcatattttgtttggcTGCTTGGTGCTGTGGAGAAGCGGACGAGGATGTAGTAGCTCCAATGGAAAAAACAGAGAAGGAAGCTCTGTACTCTACTGTACAGGGCTTTGTGGGCAATTGGTGGAATGGCTCAGCTCTGTATCCAGATCCCTGTGGGTGGACTCCTATACAG GGTGTCTCTTGTGATCTGTTTGATGGGCTTTGGTATGTCACTGCGTTAAATATTGGACCCATTCATGACAACTCTCTTGATTGTGCCACAAATATTGACTTCCGACCAAAGCTTTTTGAGCTTAAGCACCTCAAAACTCTATCATTCTTCAATTGCTTCGTCTCTACCCGCCGACATCCCATAGCCATTCCCTCCAATGACTGGGAGAAGCTTGCTGGCAGCTTAGAATCATTAGAGTTCCGATCAAACCCCGTTCTCATTGGACAAGTTCCTACTAGCTTTGGAATGCTTGAGAAGCTCCAGTCATTAGTGCTATTAGAAAGTGGATTAACTGGGAAATTACCTACAAATATTGGCAACTTGATCAACTTGAAGCGTCTAGTTCTTGCTGGGAACTGGTTTACTGGTCCCATCCCTGAGAGTTTTGGGGGGTTGAGTCAATTACTTATACTTGATTTAAGTAGGAATACACTATCTGGGCCTTTGCCATCGACTCTTGGAAGGCTGACCTCACTTTTGAAGCTTGATTTGAGCAACAATCAACTGGAAAGGATGCTTCCGAGTGAGATTAGTAATTTAAAGAATCTGACCCTATTGGACCTTAGAAACAACAAGTTCTCAGGTGGCTTAACTAAGTCACTTCAAGGGATGTATTCCTTGGAACAGTTGGTCTTGTCTAACAACCCCGTTGGAGGAGTCCTTACGTGCCTTGAGTGGCATGACCTACACAACCTGGTCATTTTGGATCTTTCTAACACTGGCTTGAAAGGAGAGATACCCCAGTccatatcaaaattaaaaagattaagatATCTGGGTCTGAGTGACAACAACCTCACAGGCAAGCTCCCTACAAAGCTAGTTATTCTACCGTGCGTTTCTTCTCTCTACCTAAACGGGAACAATCTTACAGGAGAGCTTAATTTCTCTGAAGGGTTTTACGGGAAAATGGGAAGGCGGTTTGGGGCATGGAGCAACCCGAATCTTTGCTACCAGGTTGGTTTGAAGTCAGCCAGACATGTCCCATATGGGGTAAAACCATGCCAGCAAGAAGAGGTCACAGTGCTTGAACCCAATTCAAGAACCAAGTTGGCTGGTGAGAATCTGAATCAGAACTCCCATCTTGTGGCCTCTTTGGGATTTCCACGCTATGTCATTGATGGGTTTTGGTGGGTCTCTCTGTTGGAGATGTTGATATGTCAGTTCTTAAGATGTTTCCTATAG